In one window of Amblyomma americanum isolate KBUSLIRL-KWMA chromosome 9, ASM5285725v1, whole genome shotgun sequence DNA:
- the LOC144104059 gene encoding uncharacterized protein LOC144104059 has translation MQVLLPVFTHVLLPVLAAACADVRPRYRHHYGSHEADTNSVTAADVTFTWISPPPGSGTIRSSWEIQSPQTSCFSPPIKDRPWTAAPCGLGSCAIERTSNPLVFAMQVLLPVFTHVLLPVLAAACADVRPRYRHHYGSHEADTNSVTAADVTFTWISPPPGSGTIRSSWEIQSPQTSCFSPPIKDRPWTAAPCGLGSCAIERTSNPLVFAMQVLLPVFTHVLLPVLAAACADVRPRYRHHYGSHEADTNSVTAADVTFTWISPPPGSGTIRSSWEIQSPQTSCFSPPIKDRPWTAAPCGLGSCAIERTSNPLVFAMQVRKSYSLFAKKSSNYFLIQLPSPQCCTCIVVECFAVVHSLLMQSGDIETNPGPDTAAILAELQKLTSGQSTLISEVKDLSSRLVATDKSITELSKRITELETHYQDLASLKTEVESIKTDAATSASQISNLEYRVDDAENRSRRNNLLFYGLPDTSSKETSSESEELVTRLCSENLDITIDPKEIERAHRLGRHSSERCRPIIVKFTFHKTKESILKNARKLKGTDYSIGEDFSHSVRKARKHLLRFAKETSDKYALRFKTLYIGPKQYIFDDLTETVKEVP, from the coding sequence atgcaggtgctccttcctgtgttcacacatgtgctgttgcctgttctggctgctgcctgcgctgacgtgcggccacgttatcgtcatcactacggcagtcatgaagctgataccaattccgtaacagcggctgacgtcacgtttacctggatttcgccaccacctggctctgggaccatccgttcgtcgtgggaaatacaatcgccgcagacatcatgtttttcgccacctataaaagatcgcccgtggaccgcggcgccttgtgggctcggcagctgtgccattgagcggacgagtaaccctcttgtcttcgccatgcaggtgctccttcctgtgttcacacatgtgctgttgcctgttctggctgctgcctgcgctgacgtgcggccacgttatcgtcatcactacggcagtcatgaagctgataccaattccgtaacagcggctgacgtcacgtttacctggatttcgccaccacctggctctgggaccatccgttcgtcgtgggaaatacaatcgccgcagacatcatgtttttcgccacctataaaagatcgcccgtggaccgcggcgccttgtgggctcggcagctgtgccattgagcggacgagtaaccctcttgtcttcgccatgcaggtgctccttcctgtgttcacacatgtgctgttgcctgttctggctgctgcctgcgctgacgtgcggccacgttatcgtcatcactacggcagtcatgaagctgataccaattccgtaacagcggctgacgtcacgtttacctggatttcgccaccacctggctctgggaccatccgttcgtcgtgggaaatacaatcgccgcagacatcatgtttttcgccacctataaaagatcgcccgtggaccgcggcgccttgtgggctcggcagctgtgccattgagcggacgagtaaccctcttgtcttcgccatgcaggttagaAAATCATACTCTCTTTTTGCAAAGAAATCGAGCAACTACTTCTTAAttcagctgccgagcccgcagtgTTGTACTTGTATTGTCGTTGAATGCTTTGCTGTTGTCCATTCGTTGCTTATGCAATCCGGTGACATAGAAACTAACCCTGGTCCTGACACTGCCGCCATACTTGCAGAACTACAGAAACTAACATCGGGCCAAAGCACGTTAATCAGCGAAGTAAAAGACCTCAGCAGCAGGTTAGTAGCGACAGACAAATCGATCACCGAATTAAGTAAGCGCATTACCGAATTAGAAACCCACTATCAGGATCTCGCATCACTTAAAACAGAAGTTGAGTCCATTAAGACTGATGCCGCCACGTCGGCGAGCCAAATCAGTAACCTCGAATACAGAGTAGACGATGCCGAAAACCGGTCGCGCCGCAACAACCTGCTATTTTATGGCTTACCTGATACTAGCTCAAAGGAAACGTCCTCTGAGTCTGAAGAACTGGTCACCCGCCTTTGCAGTGAAAATTTGGACATCACCATAGACCCAAAAGAAATAGAAAGAGCACATCGTCTTGGCCGTCACTCAAGTGAACGATGTCGACCCATTATCGTTAAATTCACTTTCCATAAGACAAAAGAATCCATCCTAAAAAACGCCCGGAAACTAAAAGGCACCGACTACAGCATAGGAGAAGACTTTTCACATTCTGTCCGTAAGGCACGCAAACATTTACTACGTTTCGCGAAAGAAACATCTGATAAGTACGCACTGCGCTTTAAAACACTGTACATAGGCCCCAAGCagtatatattcgacgacttgacgGAAACGGTAAAAGAAGTGCCATAG